A single region of the Nicotiana sylvestris chromosome 6, ASM39365v2, whole genome shotgun sequence genome encodes:
- the LOC138870895 gene encoding uncharacterized protein → MSRYICLITKDELQQVIKDCNWEKKDVVIPSPEENITTYKAGYLSAYTYPFTLGLVDPALGLGDAVAMRPSPTDEEEIPKPPKEKKRKRGSPANTPKPKKNAARKPKADNVALPPEMAQRLRDQKEEKDDDYMFVVRKRGSTGASKSVEPVVSVTVHSRTEEISKGSSSKVPVPSDSKRAPCLGGHLEGETEGAGPKVFQREENDLSGTLGVINMDNSPPGIKDGPNPDASFILDEAYRLFKQVVTLHKEAFSKSRAKLARCEVELKKISKERDGLKTLYIKKQEEISNLRAELAKAHQEQTELIEKEESMARSHEIEEHEAKSVVELAKAKSEAEALISSYRADPEAANTWAKEISDVDEVKLSCALDHARRQSWRETLEEVHARGFDLLADIEKEKTLKEEVATLLSEDEGSTSGSESGGDEDEVPKGEVLKEEAPKGVAVEDVALE, encoded by the exons ATGTCTCGATACATTTGTTTAATAACCAAAGACGAGCTCCAGCAGGTGATAAAGGACTGCAACTGGGAGAAAAAAGATGTAGTGATCCCTTCTCCTGAAGAGAACATTACTACTTACAAAGCAGGGTACTTAAGCGCATACACCTACCCGTTCACACTGGGCCTTGTCGATCCAGCTCTAG GCCTCGGAGACGCCGTCGCTATGCGGCCGTCTCCGACTGATGAAGAAGAGATCCCAAAGCCTcccaaagaaaagaagagaaagaggggGTCACCTGCAAATACTCCAAAGCCGAAGAAAAACGCAGCTCGAAAGCCTAAGGCCGATAATGTGGCCCTACCTCCAGAAATGGCCCAACGCCTTCGGGaccagaaagaagaaaaagatgacGACTACATGTTTGTAGTTCGCAAAAGAGGAAGCACTGGTGCTTCGAAGTCTGTCGAACCGGTAGTGTCAGTGACGGTTCATTCTAGAACCGAAGAAATCTCCAAGGGGAGTTCGAGCAAAGTCCCCGTGCCATCGGACAGTAAAAGAGCACCTTGTCTTGGAGGTCATTTGGAGGGTGAGACCGAGGGGGCCGGTCCCAAGGTCTTTCAAAGAGAAGAAAATGACCTGAGTGGAACACTTGGTGTAATTAACATGGACAATTCGCCGCCTG GGATCAAAGATGGCCCCAACCCAGATGCTTCTTTTATTCTCGATGAGGCCTACCGGCTCTTCAAACAG GTTGTGACACTTCATAAGGAAGCGTTCTCCAAGTCTCGAGCTAAGCTCGCTCGATGTGAGGTCGAGCTTAAGAAAATATCGAAAGAGAGGGACGGTCTAAAAACACTCTATATCAAGAAACAGGAGGAAATCAGCAATCTTCGAGCCGAACTGGCAAAGGCTCATCAAGAACAGACAGAGCTTATTGAAAAG GAGGAGAGCATGGCTCGGAGCCACGAAATTGAAGAGCATGAAGCTAAATCTGTTGTTGAGCTTGCCAAGGCCAAATCTGAAGCAGAGGCGCTTATATCTTCGTACCGAGCTGACCCTGAAGCAGCTAACACCTGGGCAAAGGAGATCTCTGATGTGGATGAGGTTAAGCTCTCATGTGCACTTGACCATGCCAGGCGACAGTCCTGGAGAGAAACCCTCGAGGAGGTGCATGCTCGAGGCTTCGATCTCTTAGCCGATATTGAAAAGGAGAAGACTttgaaagaagaggttgccacttTGCTTTCCGAGGACGAGGGTTCAACCAGTGGCTCTGAAAGTGGTGGAGATGAAGATGAAGTCCCCAAAGGGGAGGTTCTCAAGGAAGAAGCTCCCAAAGGTGTGGCTGTCGAAGATGTAGCCCTGGAGTAG